One Lates calcarifer isolate ASB-BC8 unplaced genomic scaffold, TLL_Latcal_v3 _unitig_5494_quiver_732, whole genome shotgun sequence DNA window includes the following coding sequences:
- the LOC108874663 gene encoding uncharacterized protein LOC108874663, with the protein MSAASNLRSEDQFLCSICLDVFTDPVSTPCGHNYCKNCITTHWNINVPSRCPLCDKVFKTRPDLDINTLFSEMVAQFRQEAQQKASSSSSEQQVAKPGEVSCDVCTGTKLKALKSCLVCLVSYCETHLEPHLTVLGLKRHQLMDPVENLEDRMCTKHDKPLELFCKTDQTCVCMLCSVLDHRTHEFVPLEEEYEGKKAELEKTEAEIQQMIQKRRLKIEEIKHSVKISKDDADREKAEGVQVFTALKESVDRGLNQLIKEMEEKQKTTEKQAEDLITELEQEISELMKRSTEVEQLSLSEDHLHLLQNFPSLKAAPPTKDWTEVRVRPPSYEGTVVRAVAQLEETLSKEMKKLFEAELKRVQQYAVDVTLDPDTAHPKLILSDNEKQVKHGDVKKNLPDNLERFSTCVCVLGKQSFSSGRFYFEVQVKGKTKWTSGVARESINRKGNINLSPQNGYWTICLENGNEYEALAVPPVRLFLKSGLEKVGVFVDYEEGLVSFYDVDTAALIYSFTGCSFTEKLYPVFSPCLNDGVSSAKQPNAITPPPPCFMGVDMSAASNLRSEDQYLCSICLHVLTDPVSTPCGHNYCKNCINQHWNINVSCQCPMCNEVFYTRPQLKINTFISEMVAQFRQEAQQKASSSSSEQQLAKPGEVSCDVCTGTKLKALKSCLVCLVSYCETHLEPHLTVSVLKRHQLMDPVENLEDRMCTKHDKPLELFCKTDQTCVCMLCSVLDHRTHYVVPLKEEYEGKKAELEKTEAEIQQMIQKRRLKIEKIKHSVKISKDDADREKAEGVQVFTALKESVDRGLNQLIKEMEEKQKTTEKQAEDLITELEQEISELMKRSTKVEQLSLSEDHLHLLQNFPSLKAAPPTKDWTEVRVRPPSYEGTVVRAVAQLEETLSKEMKKLFEAELKRVQQYAVDVTLDPDTANPELILSDDEKQVKHGDVRKNLPDNPGRFSNRVNALGKQSFSSGRLNFVVQVKGKTDWTLGVARESIKRKGDITLRPQNGYWTIWLRSGKDYKALDDPPITLSLKSGPKKVGVFVDYEEGLVSFYDVDAAALIYSFTGCSFTEKLYPFFSPCPNHGGINSAPLIICPVNQTV; encoded by the exons ATGTCTGCTGCCAGCAACCTGAGATCTGAAGATCAGTTTCTGTGCTCCATCTGTCTGGATGTGTTCACTGATCCAGTCTCCACACCATGTGGACACAACTACTGCAAAAACTGCATCACGACACACTGGAATATTAATGTCCCGTCCCGGTGTCCATTGTGTGACAAGGTTTTTAAAACTAGGCCTGACCTAGACATCAACACTTTATTCTCTGAGATGGTTGCTCAGTTCAGACAGGAAGCTCAACagaaagccagcagcagcagctcagagcaacAAGTTGCCAAACCAGGAGAAGTTTCCTGTGACGTCTGCACTGGAACCAAACTGAAGGCCCTGAAGTCCTGCCTGGTGTGTTTGGTCTCCTACTGTGAGACTCACCTGGAGCCTCATCTGACAGTGTTAGGCCTGAAAAGACATCAGCTGATGGACCCTGTGGAGAACCTGGAAGACAGGATGTGTACGAAGCACGATAAACCTCTGGAGCTGTTCTGTAAGACCGACCAgacatgtgtctgcatgctctgctctgttttagacCACAGGACACATGAGTTTGTTCCTCTGGAAGAAGAATATGAAGGAAAgaaggcagagctggagaagacaGAGGCTGAAATTCAGCAGATGATCCAGAAGAGACGACTGAAGATTGAGGAGATCAAACACTCAGTCAAGATCAGTAAAgatgatgcagacagagagaaagcagaaggtGTTCAGGTCTTCACTGCTCTGAAGGAGTCTGTTGACAGAGGCCTGAACCAGCTCATAAAGGagatggaagagaaacagaaaaccacagagaaacaggctgaagacttgatcacagagctggaacaggaaatctctgagctgatgaagagaagcactgaggtggagcagctctcactctctgaagaccacctccacctcctccaaaaCTTCCCATCCCTGAAAGCTGCTCCACCCACTAAGGActggacagaggtcagagtccGTCCACCATCATATGAGGGGACTGTGGTGAGAGCTGTGGCTCAGCTGGAGGAGACGCTCAGTAAAGAGATGAAGAAGCTGTTTgaggctgagctgaagaggGTCCAGCAGTATGCAGTGGATGTGACTCTGGATCCTGATACAGCACATCCCAAACTCATCCTGTCTGATAATGAGAAACAAGTGAAACATGGTGATGTGAAGAAGAATCTCCCAGACAACCTAGAGAGATTTTctacttgtgtttgtgtcttagGAAAGCAGAGTTTCTCTTCAGGCAGATTTTACTTTGAGGTTCAGGTTAAAGGAAAGACTAAATGGACTTCAGGAGTGGCCAGAGAGTCGATCAACAGGAAGGGAAACATCAACCTGAGCCCTCAGAATGGTTACTGGACAATATgtttggaaaatggaaatgagtacGAAGCTCTCGCCGTCCCTCCAGTCCGTCTCTTTCTGAAGTCTGGCCTTGAGAAGGTGGGGGTGTTTGTGGATTATGAGGAGGGTCTGGTCTCCTTTTATGACGTAGATACTGCAGCTCTCATCTACTCCTTTACTGGCTGCtccttcactgagaaactctaCCCAGTCTTCAGTCCTTGTCTCAATGATGGTG TGTCATCAGCAAAGCAGCCCAACGccatcacacctcctcctccatgcttcaTG GGTGTAGACATGTCTGCTGCCAGCAACCTGAGATCTGAAGATCAATATCTCTGCTCCATCTGTTTGCATGTGCTCACTGATCCAGTCTCCACACCATGTGGACACAACTACTGTAAAAACTGCATCAATCAACACTGGAATATTAATGTCTCTTGCCAGTGTCCCATGTGTAATGAAGTTTTCTACACAAGACCTCAGTTGAAGATCAACACTTTCATCTCTGAGATGGTTGCTCAGTTCAGACAGGAAGCTCAACagaaagccagcagcagcagctcagagcaacAACTTGCCAAACCAGGAGAAGTTTCCTGTGACGTCTGCACTGGAACCAAACTGAAGGCCCTGAAGTCCTGCCTGGTATGTTTGGTCTCCTACTGTGAGACTCACCTGGAGCCTCATCTGACAGTGTCAGTCCTGAAAAGACATCAGCTGATGGACCCTGTGGAGAACCTGGAAGACAGGATGTGTACGAAGCACGATAAACCTCTGGAGCTGTTCTGTAAGACCGACCAgacatgtgtctgcatgctctgctctgttttagacCACAGGACACATTATGTTGTTCCTCTGAAAGAAGAATATGAAGGAAAgaaggcagagctggagaagacaGAGGCTGAAATTCAGCAGATGATCCAGAAGAGACGACTGAAGATTGAGAAGATCAAACACTCAGTCAAGATCAGTAAAgatgatgcagacagagagaaagcagaaggtGTTCAGGTCTTCACTGCTCTGAAGGAGTCTGTTGACAGAGGCCTGAACCAGCTCATAAAGGagatggaagagaaacagaaaaccacagagaaacaggctgaagaCTTGATCACAGAGCTGGAACAGGAAATCTCTGAGCTGATGAAGAGAAGCACTAAAGTGGAgcagctctcactctctgaagaccacctccacctcctccaaaaCTTCCCATCCCTGAAAGCTGCTCCACCCACCAAGGActggacagaggtcagagtccGTCCACCATCATATGAGGGGACTGTGGTGAGAGCCGTGGCTCAGCTGGAGGAGACGCTCAGTAAAGAGATGAAGAAGCTGTTTgaggctgagctgaagaggGTCCAGCAGTATGCAGTGGATGTGACTCTGGATCCTGATACAGCAAATCCTGAACTCATCCTGTCTGATGATGAGAAACAAGTGAAACATGGTGATGTGAGGAAAAATCTTCCAGACAACCCAGGGAGGTTTTCTAACCGTGTTAATGCTTTAGGAAAGCAGAGTTTCTCTTCAGGCAGACTAAACTTTGTGGTTCAGGTTAAAGGAAAGACTGACTGGACTTTAGGAGTGGCCAGAGAGTCGATCAAGAGGAAGGGAGACATCACACTGAGACCTCAGAATGGGTACTGGACGATATGGTTAAGAAGTGGAAAGGATTATAAAGCTCTTGATGACCCTCcaatcactctctctctgaagtCTGGTCCTAAGAAGGTGGGGGTGTTTGTGGATTATGAGGAGGGTCTGGTCTCCTTTTATGACGTAGATGCTGCAGCTCTCATCTACTCCTTTACTGGCTGCtccttcactgagaaactctaCCCATTCTTCAGTCCCTGTCCTAATCATGGTGGTATaaactctgctcctctgatcatctgtcctgtcaatcaaactgtcTGA